The Thermodesulfovibrionales bacterium genomic sequence CAGACTTAATCTTTTCTATCTCCTTCGAAATCATCGTCTCCGCAAGTTCCGGAACGGTATCCCAGATGACCTTCTCAATCTCTTTTGTGAGGGAAGCAAGAACACCCTGGAGCATCTCCTTGAGAAGTCTCTCGATGAGTTGCGGCGCGACCTCCCATAATACCTTCTCCGCGGAATCCTTAACCGAAGGAGTAATCGCAGCAAGGAGCGATTCCTGAATGTCTACAACCCTTATGAGCGAGGCAACCTTCTCATCGAGGGTCTTCTTAAGGATATCGGCAAATTCATCTCGTGAAGGGAATTCGATCTGCGGAGTTGCTGGAGGAGCGACCCGCTGTCCCCCGGCGACTTCTTCCGCTTCAATCTTCTCAATCCCTCTGCCGGCCCCAAATTCCTCCGCCACTTCGACCGGTTCTTCAAATGCTGTCTTTTCTCCCATGGGCGGCTCTGCAGAAAGACCCTCTTCAGTGGGCGCGGCAGTGATCTCTTCCATCGTCCAGAGGTCTTCTTCCGCAGCTTCCATGTCCGCTGCCTCGAGAGCCTCTCCTTCCATAGGCTCTTCTTCCTCCATCCCTTTACTCACGAGTACCGCGTTCACCTTGCTCAACAACTCCTGAGATTCGAAGGGCTTAATGATATAATCATCGGAGCCGACATCCTTCGCGAGGTCTTCATCAATCGGCTCAAAGGCTCCGGCAAGTAATATGACCGGTATGTCTGCCGTATCGGGGTTCTTCTTGATCTTTTCACAGAGTTGATAACCGTTCATGACGGGCATCGCGATGTCGGCGAGTACGACGTCGGGTCGAAAAGACTGAAGCGCGGCCAATGCCTCATCACCGTTGTTCGTGGCCTTAATATCGAAGCCCTCTCCGGCGAGTACCAGCTCGACGACTTTCTGGATCGTTATGCTGTCGTCAGAAAGGAGAAGTTTATGTCCCATGCTTCCTTCCCTTCGGAGGATCAGTCCCCCATAACTCTGTAATAAGAAAGGGCAATGCCCCCTTCAATCACTAGCCAAATTGTATTGTTTGTGAAGAAAAATGTCAAGATGTAAAAATTATTCCGTTCCG encodes the following:
- a CDS encoding response regulator; the encoded protein is MGHKLLLSDDSITIQKVVELVLAGEGFDIKATNNGDEALAALQSFRPDVVLADIAMPVMNGYQLCEKIKKNPDTADIPVILLAGAFEPIDEDLAKDVGSDDYIIKPFESQELLSKVNAVLVSKGMEEEEPMEGEALEAADMEAAEEDLWTMEEITAAPTEEGLSAEPPMGEKTAFEEPVEVAEEFGAGRGIEKIEAEEVAGGQRVAPPATPQIEFPSRDEFADILKKTLDEKVASLIRVVDIQESLLAAITPSVKDSAEKVLWEVAPQLIERLLKEMLQGVLASLTKEIEKVIWDTVPELAETMISKEIEKIKSEI